A stretch of the Nicotiana tabacum cultivar K326 chromosome 6, ASM71507v2, whole genome shotgun sequence genome encodes the following:
- the LOC107787858 gene encoding uncharacterized protein LOC107787858: METPNTNAQKRPCKRLLFDRRYGWVFDEWKDPAEEALAGGRGMFCIVPLGKAFLKMASQTIDVAANSAVKVLEKPDLLSPAVVQANIKDQLYRMNSSMKKLELDLGKLIANVRPELPCPSNLPEDSHK; the protein is encoded by the exons ATGGAAACTCCAAACACAAACGCCCAAAAACGCCCGTGCAAACGCCTCCTATTTGACCGGCGCTATGGTTGGGT GTTTGATGAGTGGAAAGACCCAGCAGAAGAGGCCTTAGCTGGTGGAAGAGGAAT GTTCTGCATTGTGCCACTTGGTAAAGCTTTCCTGAAGATGGCTAGCCAAACG ATTGACGTTGCTGCCAACTCTGCTGTTAAAGTTCTTGAAAAGCCAGACTTGCTTTCACCTGCAGTGGTACAAGCTAATATCAAGGACCAACTCTATAGAATGAATTCTTCTATGAAGAAACTGGAGTTGGATCTGGGCAAACTTATAGCAAATGTCAGGCCGGAGTTGCCTTGTCCTTCAAATCTCCCTGAAGATAGTCACAAATAA